In Marinobacter antarcticus, one genomic interval encodes:
- a CDS encoding diguanylate cyclase: MSSDQSWKEKYFQELEAAEHREGHWKAERNTLERMLVRTCLASEGQALELDSLLARVRSDLRKNKVDVDSWRELQEQIDRQVALLDDVPVSNVGARPKLSSETVSEPKPLAEAKGEFDLPDAGNDSQRLRIARRVGHLLGQLLSQVSLDPDAEMTARNLQRALLSSDNWDELRDGLNQVADLIVAAVTRSQREFEAFLKRLDERLEALQEHFSVQSSAQSGRQAAVETLDRNIREEIEQVGRHIESSDDLQDLRQSVSRHLEFIGHAVGRFQIEETEREKMLSEQLLAMQERVAVMEAHSEQMQGQVRRERERAMTDLLTQLPNREAWQERLSFEFNRWKRYQYPLTVGVMDIDHFKRVNDSYGHKAGDRVLQLVAREIKNRVRNTDFAARFGGEEFVLLFPETRVDDALAVMDKLRAHISALPFHFGGNPVTITFSAGLTAFVPDDTEETVFDRADRALYSAKDAGRNCVRVS, encoded by the coding sequence ATGTCATCGGATCAATCCTGGAAAGAAAAGTATTTCCAGGAGCTTGAGGCTGCAGAGCACAGAGAAGGGCATTGGAAGGCCGAGCGCAATACACTTGAGCGAATGCTGGTGCGCACATGTCTCGCCTCTGAAGGCCAGGCACTGGAGCTTGATAGCCTGCTTGCCCGTGTTCGATCTGACCTGCGCAAGAACAAGGTTGATGTGGATAGCTGGAGGGAGCTGCAGGAACAGATCGACCGCCAGGTTGCTCTGCTGGATGATGTGCCTGTCAGTAACGTCGGAGCTCGGCCCAAACTTTCTTCAGAGACTGTTTCTGAGCCAAAGCCTTTAGCCGAGGCTAAGGGTGAGTTTGATCTGCCCGATGCTGGAAACGATAGCCAGCGGCTTCGGATTGCCCGGCGTGTTGGTCATCTGCTGGGTCAGCTGCTTAGCCAGGTCTCGCTGGATCCAGATGCTGAGATGACGGCGAGGAATCTGCAAAGGGCACTGCTATCCAGCGATAACTGGGACGAGCTGCGGGATGGGCTGAATCAGGTGGCAGACCTGATTGTCGCCGCTGTTACCCGCAGTCAGAGGGAGTTTGAGGCCTTTCTCAAGCGCCTTGATGAGCGTCTTGAAGCGCTGCAAGAGCATTTTTCCGTGCAATCATCTGCGCAGTCTGGTCGTCAGGCGGCGGTAGAAACCCTTGATCGCAACATCCGTGAAGAAATTGAACAGGTTGGCCGACACATCGAATCGAGTGATGACCTCCAGGATCTGAGGCAGTCAGTCAGTCGCCACCTGGAGTTTATCGGTCATGCGGTTGGCCGTTTCCAGATTGAGGAAACGGAGCGGGAAAAAATGCTTTCCGAACAGTTGCTGGCCATGCAGGAAAGGGTGGCAGTTATGGAGGCGCATTCAGAACAGATGCAGGGGCAGGTTCGCAGGGAGCGTGAGCGAGCTATGACAGACCTGCTTACCCAGCTGCCCAATCGGGAAGCCTGGCAGGAACGTTTGTCTTTTGAGTTCAATCGCTGGAAGCGTTACCAGTACCCACTGACCGTAGGCGTTATGGATATAGACCATTTCAAGCGGGTTAACGATTCATATGGCCACAAAGCCGGTGACAGAGTGCTTCAGCTGGTGGCCAGAGAGATCAAAAACCGCGTGCGTAACACGGACTTTGCAGCCCGCTTCGGTGGTGAGGAATTTGTGCTCCTCTTTCCGGAGACCCGGGTAGATGACGCACTGGCAGTGATGGATAAACTCCGGGCCCATATCAGTGCTCTGCCGTTTCATTTCGGCGGCAACCCTGTAACGATTACCTTCTCTGCAGGCCTGACGGCTTTTGTCCCTGACGATACCGAAGAAACTGTCTTTGATCGTGCGGATCGCGCACTGTATTCCGCCAAGGACGCAGGTCGGAATTGCGTCAGAGTCAGCTAG